In Paenibacillus sp. BIC5C1, a genomic segment contains:
- the leuD gene encoding 3-isopropylmalate dehydratase small subunit, with amino-acid sequence MDEFKTLQGIVAPVDRVNVDTDAIIPKQFLKRIERTGFGQFLFYEWRFDEEGNNNPSFEMNKPRYEGASILISRANFGCGSSREHAPWAIMDYGFRCVIAPSYADIFYNNCFKNGILPIKLSEEQVEDLFQRTATHAGYELNVNLENKTITDAHGLHIDFDLDEHRRQFLLQGLDDIGLTLQHDDEITAYEQRHAAKLFG; translated from the coding sequence ATGGATGAATTCAAAACACTGCAAGGCATCGTTGCACCGGTAGATCGGGTCAATGTAGATACAGATGCAATCATTCCGAAACAATTTTTGAAACGGATCGAACGGACCGGATTTGGACAATTTTTGTTCTACGAATGGCGTTTTGACGAAGAGGGCAACAATAATCCTTCTTTCGAAATGAATAAACCTCGCTACGAAGGAGCATCCATTCTGATCTCACGCGCCAACTTTGGTTGTGGATCTTCTCGTGAGCATGCACCATGGGCGATTATGGACTACGGATTCCGTTGTGTAATTGCACCATCGTATGCGGATATTTTCTATAATAACTGCTTCAAAAACGGCATTTTGCCAATCAAACTGTCGGAAGAGCAAGTAGAAGATCTGTTCCAGCGTACAGCGACTCATGCAGGTTATGAACTGAATGTCAATCTGGAAAACAAAACGATTACAGATGCACATGGATTGCATATTGACTTTGACCTGGATGAACACCGTCGTCAGTTCCTGTTGCAAGGACTGGATGATATTGGCCTGACACTCCAGCATGATGATGAAATTACAGCTTATGAACAGCGCCACGCGGCTAAATTGTTTGGTTAA
- the leuC gene encoding 3-isopropylmalate dehydratase large subunit: protein MSKKTMFEKIWENHVIHQEEGKPSILYIDLHLVHEVTSPQAFEGLRLSGRKVRRPELTFATMDHNVPTKDRFNITDPISKQQIDTLSQNCRDFGVKLYDLDTIDQGVVHVMGPELGLTHPGKTIVCGDSHTSTHGAFGALAFGIGTSEVEHVMATQCLQQAKAKTMEVRFVGKRNPGVTAKDMILAVIAKYGTDFATGYVIEYTGESIRELSMEERMTVCNMSIEGGARAGMIAPDETTFEYLRGREYVPADGKFDEAVAAWKELVTDEGAEFDRIVEIDVESLIPQVTWGTSPGMGTDISSKVPVPAELPTENERKAAEKALEYMGLTPGTPISEIPVDYVFIGSCTNGRIEDLRAAAQVAKGHTVSSNVTAIVVPGSGRVKIQAEKEGLDKVFTEAGFEWRDAGCSMCLAMNPDVLKPGQRCASTSNRNFEGRQGRGGRTHLVSPAMAAAAAVKGHFVDVRDWNFKTEAAI, encoded by the coding sequence ATGAGTAAAAAAACGATGTTTGAGAAAATTTGGGAAAATCACGTGATTCATCAGGAAGAAGGCAAACCAAGCATTTTGTATATCGATCTGCATCTGGTGCATGAAGTAACATCTCCGCAGGCATTTGAAGGTCTGCGTCTGAGCGGACGTAAAGTCCGTCGCCCTGAGCTGACGTTCGCAACAATGGATCACAACGTTCCAACGAAGGATCGTTTTAACATTACGGATCCAATCTCCAAACAACAAATCGACACACTTTCACAAAACTGCCGTGACTTCGGCGTAAAACTGTATGATCTGGATACCATCGATCAAGGTGTTGTTCACGTTATGGGTCCTGAGCTCGGCTTGACTCATCCAGGTAAAACGATTGTATGTGGCGACAGTCACACGTCCACACACGGTGCATTTGGCGCACTCGCATTCGGGATCGGAACAAGTGAAGTAGAGCATGTTATGGCAACCCAATGTTTGCAGCAAGCCAAAGCCAAAACGATGGAAGTTCGGTTTGTAGGTAAACGTAACCCGGGTGTAACGGCGAAGGATATGATCCTCGCAGTCATCGCCAAATACGGTACAGACTTTGCTACTGGATATGTTATTGAATATACAGGTGAGTCGATTCGTGAACTGAGCATGGAAGAGCGTATGACCGTCTGCAACATGTCCATTGAAGGTGGAGCAAGAGCGGGCATGATTGCTCCGGATGAAACAACATTTGAATATCTGCGTGGACGTGAATACGTACCTGCTGATGGCAAATTCGATGAAGCGGTTGCTGCTTGGAAAGAGCTTGTAACTGACGAAGGTGCTGAATTTGACCGTATAGTTGAAATCGATGTGGAATCATTAATTCCGCAAGTAACTTGGGGTACTAGCCCAGGTATGGGAACCGACATTTCTTCGAAAGTTCCTGTCCCGGCTGAACTGCCAACTGAAAATGAACGTAAAGCTGCTGAAAAAGCGCTTGAATATATGGGTCTTACGCCTGGAACACCAATTTCCGAAATCCCGGTTGATTATGTATTTATCGGTTCATGCACCAATGGACGGATTGAAGATTTGCGTGCTGCTGCACAGGTAGCGAAAGGTCACACCGTATCCAGCAATGTTACAGCGATCGTTGTACCAGGCTCGGGACGTGTTAAAATTCAGGCGGAAAAAGAAGGTCTGGATAAAGTCTTCACGGAGGCTGGATTTGAATGGCGTGATGCAGGATGCAGTATGTGCCTGGCAATGAATCCGGATGTATTGAAACCAGGACAACGTTGTGCTTCGACATCCAACCGTAACTTTGAAGGACGTCAGGGACGCGGAGGACGTACTCACCTCGTATCTCCTGCAATGGCGGCTGCAGCAGCGGTTAAGGGACACTTTGTTGACGTACGTGACTGGAATTTCAAAACGGAAGCAGCTATCTAA
- the nagA gene encoding N-acetylglucosamine-6-phosphate deacetylase — MDYILHNVQMTLRNRIVPSANVWISEGKIMRVDTGDLPTLEGEYERIDGSGHLLVPGMIDVHIHGANGFDMMDGTEESIQEVSRQCALTGCTSFLATSVSSTMEDLLKMIRSVKRVIGQEVGAKIAGIHLEGPYLNPKRKGMQNEKYLRHPNIEEMKIIFQEAGSLIKMVTIAPELPGGMDLISFLKEQGVVIAIAHSDATYEEAKQAFASGASHVTHCFNGMRPIHHRDPGLIVAAFEEKHVSLQAIVDNVHLHPAIIRLMHNLKGPEGMVLITDALQAMGMGDGNYLFGGHHVTVSGGIARLEDDTLASSTVTMNEALRYTVETGIPLIDAVQMASTTPANILGFQQKGEISAGFDADLVLLDDEFKVLWTMVGGQIL, encoded by the coding sequence ATGGATTATATTTTGCATAATGTACAAATGACACTTCGCAATCGTATCGTTCCATCAGCCAATGTGTGGATTTCTGAAGGGAAAATCATGAGGGTAGACACAGGTGATCTTCCTACGCTAGAAGGAGAGTATGAACGGATTGATGGGAGTGGACATTTGCTAGTCCCAGGAATGATAGATGTCCATATTCACGGTGCCAATGGCTTTGATATGATGGACGGTACTGAAGAGAGTATTCAAGAAGTTTCACGCCAATGTGCTTTAACGGGGTGTACCTCATTTCTGGCTACATCTGTTAGTTCTACGATGGAGGATCTTCTGAAAATGATTCGTAGTGTCAAGCGTGTAATAGGACAAGAAGTGGGAGCAAAGATCGCAGGGATTCACTTAGAGGGACCGTATCTGAACCCGAAGCGAAAAGGAATGCAGAATGAAAAGTATTTGCGGCATCCCAACATAGAAGAAATGAAGATCATTTTCCAGGAAGCAGGGTCACTCATTAAGATGGTTACTATTGCTCCCGAGCTGCCGGGAGGAATGGACTTGATTTCCTTTTTGAAAGAACAGGGAGTAGTTATAGCGATCGCTCATTCGGATGCCACATATGAGGAAGCCAAACAAGCCTTTGCATCAGGTGCGAGTCATGTTACGCATTGTTTTAATGGCATGCGGCCGATCCATCATCGAGATCCGGGTCTGATTGTGGCTGCTTTTGAAGAGAAACATGTAAGTCTTCAAGCTATTGTGGATAATGTCCATCTGCATCCTGCTATTATTCGACTGATGCATAACCTGAAAGGACCGGAAGGAATGGTCTTGATCACAGATGCTTTACAAGCAATGGGTATGGGCGATGGGAATTATCTATTTGGAGGCCATCATGTCACGGTATCGGGTGGCATTGCAAGACTGGAGGATGATACACTGGCCTCCAGTACAGTTACCATGAATGAAGCCTTACGTTATACTGTCGAAACCGGAATTCCCTTGATAGATGCCGTACAGATGGCTTCAACTACGCCGGCCAATATTCTTGGATTTCAACAAAAGGGGGAAATTTCCGCTGGTTTCGATGCCGACCTGGTCCTATTGGATGATGAATTTAAGGTTCTCTGGACGATGGTGGGCGGTCAAATTCTATAA
- a CDS encoding DeoR/GlpR family DNA-binding transcription regulator has product MYQEERLLKILEYLKQHQSMSVTDICTLFEVSRDTARRDIVRLVQEGVVIRTHGGLSLPELQKEMLSYQDRLIDESESKKKIGKFGAKLIQDHETVILDVSTTVQFVAEQISAKNCTVVTHSIDNVGILSNREDLQIYILGGYLNVKHRFLYGSSIIDKLSEIRADKAFIGASAIRSDGLYYPYEEDARVKKEMARRSDQVIVVADHTKFIGKSIHRLDFDFVDILVTNLELPSEIREVLDQKNITVIECQEENEEVRMQD; this is encoded by the coding sequence GTGTATCAAGAGGAAAGATTGTTAAAAATACTCGAATACTTGAAACAACATCAATCGATGAGTGTTACAGATATATGTACGCTGTTTGAAGTATCAAGGGATACTGCACGAAGGGATATTGTTAGATTAGTACAAGAAGGCGTTGTGATTCGAACTCATGGGGGGCTATCGTTACCTGAGTTACAGAAAGAAATGCTGTCTTATCAGGATCGTTTGATTGATGAATCCGAGAGTAAGAAAAAAATAGGGAAGTTTGGGGCAAAACTTATCCAAGACCATGAGACTGTGATTTTAGACGTATCAACCACGGTGCAATTTGTAGCAGAACAAATTAGCGCAAAAAATTGTACGGTGGTCACGCACTCGATTGATAACGTAGGGATCTTGTCCAATCGAGAGGATCTTCAAATCTATATTCTCGGTGGTTACTTGAATGTAAAGCACCGCTTTTTATATGGTTCTTCCATTATTGATAAACTAAGTGAAATTCGTGCTGATAAAGCCTTCATTGGAGCATCGGCGATTCGGTCTGATGGACTTTATTATCCATATGAAGAAGATGCCCGGGTAAAGAAAGAAATGGCCAGAAGATCTGATCAGGTTATCGTAGTAGCCGATCACACAAAATTTATTGGCAAATCTATTCATCGGCTGGACTTTGATTTCGTTGACATTTTAGTCACAAATCTGGAACTCCCGAGTGAGATCAGAGAAGTTCTGGATCAGAAGAACATCACTGTTATTGAGTGTCAGGAAGAAAATGAAGAGGTTCGAATGCAAGACTGA
- a CDS encoding LysR family transcriptional regulator, which translates to MEFRQLQYTLQIAAERNFSRAAEKLHIAQPSLSQQLSKLEKELGVLLFQRNTSTVELTHAGVTFVEQAQKIIDAVELLRQEMSDISQLRKGKVVVGSMPITGSHLLPHVLPAFQQAYPEIEVTLLEDSGLTLEKLTASGKADLSLLSLPLQEPSLSYVTIGEERIDLAVPPNHPLARRGDPEHPVPVRMEELRDEPFVVLKKGQGFRKLTFDLCEEAGFDPNVVFESTNIETVQSLVATGMGITLVPRFIARAPRSEFVPVYVPLAEPTPSRTLVVAYRQGRVLSKAAEAFIHTFQQTVAELSQGE; encoded by the coding sequence ATGGAATTCAGACAACTTCAATATACGCTGCAAATCGCGGCAGAGCGGAACTTCTCGCGGGCAGCAGAGAAGCTGCACATTGCCCAGCCTTCTTTAAGTCAGCAGCTATCCAAACTTGAAAAGGAACTGGGCGTACTGCTATTTCAGCGTAATACCAGCACCGTAGAGTTGACCCATGCAGGGGTCACTTTTGTAGAGCAGGCTCAGAAAATTATTGATGCAGTCGAGCTGCTCAGACAGGAAATGTCGGACATTTCCCAGCTGCGGAAAGGTAAAGTCGTTGTAGGCAGCATGCCGATCACGGGCTCTCACCTGCTTCCGCATGTGCTTCCCGCATTTCAGCAGGCCTATCCCGAGATTGAAGTAACCTTGCTGGAAGACTCCGGGCTGACGCTTGAAAAGTTGACGGCTAGTGGCAAGGCTGACTTAAGTCTGCTATCCCTCCCATTGCAGGAGCCAAGTCTATCTTATGTAACGATTGGTGAAGAGCGAATTGATCTGGCTGTCCCCCCAAATCACCCGCTGGCACGCAGAGGAGATCCGGAGCATCCAGTTCCAGTACGGATGGAAGAGCTTCGCGATGAACCCTTTGTTGTGCTGAAGAAAGGACAGGGATTCCGCAAGCTTACATTTGATCTGTGTGAGGAGGCGGGGTTTGACCCCAATGTGGTGTTTGAGAGTACAAATATTGAGACGGTGCAGTCATTGGTGGCTACAGGTATGGGGATTACACTCGTTCCGCGCTTTATTGCCCGCGCGCCCCGCAGTGAATTTGTTCCTGTTTATGTACCGCTAGCTGAGCCAACTCCCAGTCGTACCCTTGTAGTTGCATACCGCCAAGGACGGGTTCTCTCCAAAGCCGCGGAGGCATTCATTCATACGTTTCAACAAACCGTTGCCGAGCTCTCTCAAGGAGAATAA
- a CDS encoding carbon-nitrogen family hydrolase, which translates to MTEQQQREMRVALIQGDIQIGDPEANHKHMQSLLERAIEQVPDLGLAVLPEMWNTGYALEQIHELADPEGEKSREWLAAFAQKHRISIVGGSIAEKRDGQIYNTMYAYNSEGTQVTRYDKLHLFRLMDEEKYLQPGAEPEIFELENGLTAGASICYDIRFPELARTLALNGAKALIVPAEWPNPRLHHWRTLLTARAIENQMYVIACNRVGKSGDTEFFGHSLIIDPWGEIVAEGGEGEEIVTGVIRPSLVDEVRGRIPVFEDRRPGIYFGSK; encoded by the coding sequence ATGACAGAACAGCAACAAAGGGAAATGCGTGTGGCCCTGATTCAGGGCGATATTCAGATCGGAGACCCTGAGGCCAACCATAAACATATGCAGTCTTTGCTCGAACGAGCGATAGAACAGGTTCCCGACCTGGGATTGGCTGTGCTGCCCGAGATGTGGAATACGGGCTATGCTTTGGAACAAATTCATGAGCTTGCTGACCCGGAGGGCGAGAAATCAAGAGAGTGGCTCGCGGCTTTTGCCCAAAAGCATCGAATCTCCATCGTTGGTGGTTCCATTGCGGAGAAACGTGACGGCCAAATCTACAATACAATGTACGCCTATAATAGTGAAGGAACTCAGGTGACACGTTACGATAAATTGCATTTGTTCCGACTGATGGATGAAGAGAAGTATTTGCAGCCTGGCGCAGAACCGGAAATATTTGAATTGGAGAACGGCCTCACCGCTGGAGCTTCGATCTGTTACGATATCCGTTTCCCTGAGCTTGCTCGAACGCTTGCCTTGAACGGAGCCAAAGCATTAATTGTCCCCGCTGAATGGCCGAACCCGCGCTTGCACCATTGGCGTACATTATTAACGGCACGGGCCATCGAGAATCAGATGTACGTAATTGCCTGCAACCGCGTAGGGAAAAGCGGAGATACCGAATTTTTCGGACATTCCCTCATTATTGATCCTTGGGGTGAAATTGTGGCTGAAGGCGGAGAAGGAGAAGAGATCGTGACCGGAGTTATCCGTCCATCGCTTGTGGATGAGGTTCGTGGCCGTATTCCGGTATTCGAAGACCGTAGACCTGGCATTTATTTTGGTAGCAAATAA
- a CDS encoding AraC family transcriptional regulator, with amino-acid sequence MQALNGDAGGVYFSAFMFRLDHLEQRIEQPEQVMLEVACDKHTFLICEEGEGRIYIGHEQFPFTTGCVYPLSPGEGYQIEHGNRLELKYMVISFDVIHVLTGDPEQYTRPVFEHRNQLNGYPYAQLSGLLEQLYAIRDYQTDAEYSHLNAQFQRWMEMVITRYTSPKTEQSMESRLHSTIQYVEDHYAEEITVTKLARLADIRPVQYTNLFRQLTGHRPLDYVNHVRIKHAKDWLRKSDEPLRDIATRVGFKDEYYFSRRFRQMTGLSPRQYDRSIQQQTLVQDWLGHDVNIPAQPERIMFYGDFGGDLQVLGICLLGDQSYDAVAPVNVEEAVRMRPDLIIFDSTNKQQYEQFSRIAPTLAYNSHATLEDRICRVGSWFGKQSEAEQWLSSYQERMEKMWMKIHASIEPGGTASVFTYHRGARLFVMGNIGLTSLLYHPMGFRPVAKVKEALVAGRAYKEISSEAIRQYAGDHIFILLPEEVIARQATEKLMQGPSWRALPAVQKEQVYVVEETTWNVGDAMTSNRLLTLLPELLCRSSERKQVADV; translated from the coding sequence ATGCAGGCTTTGAATGGCGATGCGGGGGGGGTATATTTTTCAGCATTTATGTTTCGACTGGATCATCTGGAACAACGAATTGAACAACCAGAACAGGTGATGCTGGAAGTGGCATGCGATAAACATACATTTTTGATCTGTGAAGAAGGGGAAGGTCGAATATATATAGGGCATGAACAGTTTCCCTTTACCACCGGATGTGTTTACCCGCTTTCTCCAGGCGAGGGATATCAGATTGAACATGGAAATCGATTGGAATTGAAATATATGGTGATATCATTTGATGTTATTCATGTGTTGACGGGAGATCCTGAGCAGTATACGCGTCCTGTATTCGAACACAGAAATCAATTGAACGGTTATCCTTATGCCCAGTTGAGTGGGCTGTTGGAGCAATTGTATGCCATTCGGGATTATCAAACAGATGCCGAATACAGCCATTTGAATGCACAGTTTCAGAGATGGATGGAGATGGTCATCACCCGGTACACTTCACCAAAAACGGAGCAGAGTATGGAATCCAGACTACACAGTACAATTCAATATGTAGAAGACCATTACGCTGAGGAAATCACAGTAACGAAACTGGCCCGTCTTGCAGATATCCGACCAGTGCAATATACAAACTTGTTTAGACAATTAACAGGCCACAGGCCGCTTGATTATGTGAACCATGTACGAATTAAACATGCTAAGGATTGGCTGCGTAAATCCGATGAACCGCTTCGGGATATAGCAACCCGGGTCGGCTTTAAGGATGAGTATTATTTTAGCAGGCGTTTTCGTCAAATGACCGGATTATCGCCTCGTCAATATGACCGATCTATTCAGCAACAAACACTGGTTCAGGATTGGTTGGGTCATGATGTGAATATTCCGGCACAGCCCGAGCGAATTATGTTTTATGGTGATTTCGGCGGAGATTTGCAAGTGCTGGGCATTTGTTTATTAGGAGATCAGTCATATGACGCAGTTGCCCCGGTTAATGTGGAAGAGGCAGTCCGGATGAGACCAGACCTGATCATTTTCGACAGTACTAACAAACAGCAATATGAGCAATTTTCCAGAATTGCACCCACACTGGCATACAACTCTCACGCAACGCTGGAAGATCGAATTTGCAGGGTGGGAAGCTGGTTTGGCAAGCAATCAGAGGCTGAACAATGGCTCTCCTCCTATCAGGAACGTATGGAAAAGATGTGGATGAAGATTCATGCCTCAATTGAACCGGGGGGAACGGCTTCTGTATTCACGTATCATCGGGGAGCACGATTATTTGTTATGGGCAATATTGGTCTGACCTCGCTCTTGTATCATCCGATGGGGTTCAGGCCCGTTGCGAAAGTGAAGGAGGCGCTTGTCGCGGGCAGAGCGTATAAGGAAATTTCGTCAGAAGCGATTCGTCAGTATGCCGGTGACCATATATTTATCTTGCTTCCTGAAGAGGTGATTGCACGACAGGCGACAGAGAAGTTGATGCAGGGTCCTAGCTGGCGAGCACTTCCAGCCGTGCAGAAGGAGCAGGTGTACGTAGTGGAGGAAACAACATGGAATGTAGGCGATGCAATGACGAGCAACCGATTGTTAACATTGCTGCCCGAGTTATTATGCAGGAGTTCAGAACGAAAACAGGTTGCAGATGTTTGA
- a CDS encoding ABC transporter substrate-binding protein produces the protein MKKGLRNTAVLLTVTWLSILLLACGNQTSTPSAGTDDSKTVNETQTNGDESNQEQTASADNNEGETRMFKDWTGHDVEVPVTPKRVIYHGEVTGDLLALGVVPVGILRQDGTVYDDQVAQAEDVGFPLSVEKALTLNPDLIIFSNSDEAQYAQISKVAPTVTFDSFASLDDRMRTLGDLLNKKPEAEAWITAHHKATEEMWKQLHENGLKEGETTSVFTMYPGNRLFVMAGAGLPQLLYGADGMKPTAEIQKILDEGMGFAEISTEKLPEIAGDRVFILDPVTDDAKQSTKELLDSPIWKNLPAVKEGKVYRFDLIKASSDATSREWLLKELPKQMIQ, from the coding sequence ATGAAAAAGGGTTTACGAAATACGGCAGTATTATTGACAGTTACATGGTTGTCCATTCTTTTGCTGGCTTGTGGAAATCAGACTTCAACTCCATCTGCCGGAACAGATGATTCCAAAACGGTTAATGAAACACAGACAAACGGAGATGAGTCCAATCAGGAACAGACGGCATCCGCGGATAACAATGAGGGTGAAACCCGGATGTTCAAGGACTGGACAGGCCATGATGTAGAGGTTCCGGTTACGCCGAAGCGTGTAATTTATCATGGTGAAGTTACAGGTGATCTGCTAGCGCTGGGCGTTGTACCAGTAGGTATTCTTCGTCAAGATGGAACTGTATATGATGATCAGGTAGCCCAAGCGGAAGATGTAGGTTTCCCATTGAGCGTTGAAAAGGCGCTTACCCTGAATCCTGATCTGATCATTTTCTCGAATAGCGATGAGGCACAATATGCTCAAATCTCGAAGGTCGCACCCACGGTTACCTTTGATTCATTTGCCTCATTGGACGATCGCATGCGAACTCTTGGTGATCTATTGAACAAAAAGCCAGAAGCGGAAGCTTGGATCACGGCCCATCATAAAGCAACGGAAGAGATGTGGAAGCAGCTTCATGAGAATGGACTGAAAGAAGGGGAAACGACTTCGGTATTCACCATGTATCCCGGTAATCGCTTGTTTGTAATGGCCGGAGCAGGACTGCCACAGTTGTTATATGGTGCCGATGGGATGAAGCCAACCGCGGAAATTCAGAAAATATTAGATGAAGGAATGGGATTTGCAGAGATTTCTACTGAAAAGCTGCCTGAAATAGCGGGTGATCGCGTATTTATACTGGACCCAGTAACGGATGATGCGAAGCAGTCTACCAAAGAATTGTTGGATAGCCCGATTTGGAAGAACCTGCCCGCTGTAAAAGAAGGAAAAGTGTATCGCTTTGACCTGATCAAGGCTTCAAGTGATGCAACTTCAAGAGAATGGCTTTTGAAAGAGTTGCCGAAACAAATGATTCAATAA
- a CDS encoding pyridoxal phosphate-dependent aminotransferase: MTNQPKTSGGSAFTIPTSDVMTQLPTQFFATLVQNVNREIANGHDVINLGQGNPDKPTPAHIVKTLQESAENPLYHKYSPFRGHAFLKEAVAQRYKEDYNVDLDPETEVAILFGGKTGLVQLPQVLLNPGDVCLVPDPGYPDYWSGVALAKAHMSFMPLLESNAFLPDYEAISTEDREKAKLMFLNYPNNPTSATAPLSFYEDTVEFAIQNKIVVASDFAYGAIGFDGHRPVSFLQAPGAKEVGIEFYTLSKTYNMAGWRVGFALGNAEIISKINLLQDHIYVSLFGGIQAAAAAALTSSQECVTSLVARYESRRNAFYDALSSIGWQAPKPGGSFFSWLPVPAGFTSASFADVLLREAKVAVAPGIGFGSHGEGYVRAGLLSDEDRLREAAERIGKLNLFK; this comes from the coding sequence ATGACTAATCAGCCTAAAACATCGGGTGGTTCAGCCTTTACCATACCTACATCCGATGTAATGACACAACTTCCAACACAATTTTTTGCTACCCTAGTTCAAAATGTAAACCGCGAAATCGCAAATGGTCACGATGTGATTAACCTAGGTCAGGGTAACCCGGATAAACCTACACCAGCCCACATTGTCAAAACATTGCAGGAGTCGGCGGAGAACCCGCTCTATCACAAATATTCGCCTTTTAGGGGACATGCTTTCCTGAAGGAGGCCGTTGCTCAGCGTTACAAGGAAGATTACAACGTGGACCTAGACCCCGAAACGGAAGTTGCGATTTTATTTGGCGGCAAAACGGGCTTGGTCCAGTTGCCCCAGGTATTGCTCAATCCTGGCGACGTATGTCTCGTACCTGATCCAGGTTATCCGGATTATTGGTCCGGTGTGGCACTGGCGAAAGCGCACATGTCTTTCATGCCACTGCTGGAGTCCAATGCATTTCTGCCTGATTATGAAGCAATCTCTACCGAAGATCGGGAAAAGGCCAAGCTGATGTTCCTGAACTACCCTAACAATCCAACATCGGCAACTGCCCCTCTTTCCTTCTATGAAGATACGGTAGAGTTCGCCATTCAAAATAAAATCGTCGTAGCCAGTGACTTCGCGTATGGTGCAATTGGATTTGATGGACATCGTCCAGTGAGCTTTTTGCAGGCACCAGGTGCTAAAGAAGTCGGCATTGAGTTCTACACATTATCCAAAACCTACAATATGGCAGGTTGGCGTGTCGGATTTGCTCTGGGCAATGCGGAGATCATTTCCAAAATCAATCTGCTACAAGATCATATCTACGTGAGCCTCTTCGGGGGCATCCAGGCCGCTGCTGCGGCAGCTCTGACATCTTCCCAGGAATGTGTCACTTCACTGGTTGCACGTTATGAATCACGTCGCAACGCTTTCTATGACGCACTCTCATCCATCGGCTGGCAGGCCCCTAAACCAGGAGGTTCCTTCTTTAGCTGGCTGCCTGTACCTGCAGGCTTTACTTCTGCTTCATTTGCTGACGTGTTACTACGTGAAGCAAAAGTCGCGGTAGCACCTGGTATTGGCTTCGGTTCACATGGTGAGGGCTATGTCCGCGCAGGACTGCTAAGTGATGAAGATCGATTAAGGGAAGCTGCGGAGCGGATTGGCAAGTTGAATTTATTCAAGTAA
- the proB gene encoding glutamate 5-kinase — translation MTSRIVVKIGSSSLTTEEGGLDRSAITFFAGEIAALAEQGHEVLLVTSGAVAAGFREIGYPQRPKQLHEKQAAAAVGQALLMQAYQQAFAAHRVTTAQILLTRTDFHSRKRMGNAGMTVEELLKQRVIPIFNENDTVSVDELKFGDNDLLSALVANLVKAQHLVILTDTNGLYTADPRKDPSAFRYDRIPEITAEIYAYAGGSGSSVGTGGMRSKVDAAKVATRGGVPVFVGSVKEPGDMQRAVDGTGKGTYFETRLAALSRKKQWLGFMSTPLGTVVVDNGAEEALVHGGHSLLPVGVKRVLGTFHAGDVVEVLGMDDTLLGRGIVNYDDDQLRLIAGLPSGEVMKQLNSIHRLEVIHRDEWITLK, via the coding sequence ATGACCTCACGTATTGTAGTTAAGATCGGAAGCAGTTCGCTTACTACGGAAGAAGGCGGGCTTGATCGGAGTGCCATTACTTTTTTTGCTGGAGAAATTGCTGCCTTGGCCGAACAGGGCCACGAGGTTCTTCTGGTCACTTCGGGAGCGGTAGCTGCCGGATTCCGGGAGATCGGTTACCCTCAGCGTCCCAAGCAGTTGCATGAAAAACAAGCCGCCGCGGCTGTTGGGCAAGCTTTGCTGATGCAGGCATATCAACAGGCTTTCGCAGCGCACCGCGTTACTACAGCACAAATTCTGCTCACTCGTACCGACTTTCACAGCCGGAAACGTATGGGCAACGCGGGTATGACCGTGGAAGAACTGCTCAAACAGCGCGTCATTCCGATCTTTAACGAGAATGATACCGTATCTGTCGATGAATTGAAGTTCGGAGATAACGATCTCCTGTCCGCTCTGGTAGCGAATCTGGTCAAGGCACAGCATCTGGTCATTCTTACAGATACCAACGGTCTGTACACGGCCGATCCACGAAAGGATCCGTCTGCGTTTCGTTATGACCGCATCCCTGAAATTACGGCAGAAATTTACGCCTATGCTGGCGGTTCAGGATCATCCGTAGGTACAGGCGGCATGCGATCCAAGGTAGATGCAGCCAAAGTGGCAACGCGTGGAGGCGTACCTGTCTTTGTTGGAAGTGTGAAGGAACCTGGAGATATGCAAAGAGCGGTTGATGGCACCGGAAAAGGAACGTATTTCGAGACTCGCCTTGCCGCTCTCTCTCGCAAAAAACAATGGCTTGGTTTCATGTCTACTCCGCTTGGTACCGTCGTTGTGGATAATGGTGCCGAAGAAGCACTGGTCCATGGTGGTCATAGTCTCCTGCCTGTAGGAGTTAAACGCGTGCTGGGTACTTTCCATGCCGGAGATGTTGTAGAGGTGCTGGGTATGGATGACACCTTGCTCGGTCGTGGTATCGTCAATTATGATGATGACCAGCTACGGCTCATCGCAGGACTGCCAAGTGGCGAAGTAATGAAGCAGTTGAACAGCATTCATCGACTTGAGGTTATTCATCGGGACGAGTGGATTACGTTAAAATAG